A stretch of the Lactuca sativa cultivar Salinas chromosome 9, Lsat_Salinas_v11, whole genome shotgun sequence genome encodes the following:
- the LOC111916870 gene encoding early nodulin-like protein 2: protein MASQKSLCFLVALFISFICSSQAVTLEVGDDDGWTLNPVEDYNAWSGRLRFLVNDTLYFKYEDATDSVLVVDKDDYDNCNVDNAIEKLAGGESYFKLEQPGPHYFITGNKSNCDQGQKIIVAVLHIRTQSPSSPLRASSPLPPAPASPVTVTPPSATPVLTPPASTGGSSPSPAGSNLARVSSPRPSPSRSLASTVVSSSMTASLVTLIIALCLII, encoded by the exons ATGGCGTCTCAGAAATCCCTCTGTTTTTTAGTGGCGTTGTTCATCAGTTTCATATGTTCTTCACAGGCTGTCACCTTGGAAGTTGGTGACGATGATGGCTGGACCTTAAACCCTGTTGAAGACTACAATGCATGGTCGGGCAGATTGAGGTTTCTGGTCAATGATACCCTCT ATTTCAAGTATGAAGATGCCACGGATTCTGTTTTGGTGGTGGATAAAGATGATTATGACAACTGCAATGTTGATAATGCCATTGAGAAGCTGGCTGGTGGTGAATCGTATTTCAAACTTGAACAACCGGGTCCTCATTACTTCATTACTGGTAATAAATCCAACTGTGATCAAGGTCAAAAGATTATTGTGGCGGTTTTGCACATTAGAACACAATCGCCATCTTCACCTCTGCGTGCTTCATCACCCCTTCCACCAGCTCCTGCATCTCCTGTCACCGTAACCCCTCCATCTGCAACTCCCGTTTTGACTCCACCCGCATCCACCGGAGGAAGCTCACCTTCTCCAGCTGGTAGTAATCTGGCACGCGTCAGTTCACCACGGCCATCACCTTCCCGATCGTTGGCATCGACAGTGGTTTCTAGTAGCATGACTGCGTCGCTTGTGACATTGATCATTGCTTTATGTTTGATTATTTGA